One genomic region from Rosa rugosa chromosome 1, drRosRugo1.1, whole genome shotgun sequence encodes:
- the LOC133724342 gene encoding uncharacterized protein LOC133724342: protein MTSTDGCLKKKGQYSVKSAYWIAREQVMGNFLTSTSSGNPYQPLWKKLWKSRVPGKVQICAWRAINNILPTRQQLVHKGYLGPTNCLFCTEALETTGHVFCHCPTAKETFAASSITLQVSSLPSFVFKEWMLDQALHLSSDQFEKVLMHIWALWKNRNSKLWSNTAQSAQAIMLSSFTWHGNYLSAQKVQLQDSVVKPNKHWAPPSQNRVKINVDGAFLPSQNIGGMGGVIRREDGSFVACFAKPVNFSSSPKQVELLAIKFGIDLLQQLNLQYVLVESDCQVAIKEVYSDDFDLSEDANILEDIQQGKNVVQAVGFIFAPRTANTVAHKLAVVALESNTDKVWIDQAPVHILDALYFDCNHLP, encoded by the coding sequence ATGACAAGTACAGATGGATGCctgaaaaaaaaaggacaataCTCTGTAAAATCTGCTTACTGGATTGCTAGAGAACAGGTAATGGGAAATTTCCTGACCTCTACTTCATCGGGTAACCCTTACCAACCTCTATGGAAGAAACTCTGGAAATCAAGAGTTCCTGGAAAAGTACAAATATGTGCTTGGAGAGCTATCAACAATATCTTACCTACACGACAACAATTGGTACATAAAGGTTATCTTGGTCCTACAAACTGCTTGTTTTGCACCGAGGCACTGGAAACTACTGGTCATGTCTTTTGTCACTGTCCCACAGCAAAAGAAACTTTTGCAGCCTCCTCAATCACTTTACAGGTCAGCTCTCTTCCATCTTTCGTATTTAAAGAGTGGATGCTTGATCAAGCTTTGCACCTAAGTAGTGATCAGTTTGAGAAAGTTCTTATGCATATTTGGGCTCTATGGAAAAATAGGAATAGTAAGCTATGGTCTAATACTGCTCAAAGTGCACAAGCAATTATGTTGAGTTCTTTCACATGGCATGGTAATTACTTGTCAGCACAGAAGGTCCAACTACAAGATTCAGTAGTTAAACCAAATAAGCATTGGGCTCCTCCTTCACAGAATCGAGTCAAAATCAATGTGGATGGGGCCTTCTTGCCTTCACAAAATATTGGAGGTATGGGAGGAGTGATCAGACGAGAAGATGGTTCTTTTGTTGCATGTTTTGCAAAGCCAGTAAATTTTTCCTCCTCTCCAAAGCAAGTAGAGTTACTTGCCATAAAGTTTGGAATCGATTTGCTTCAGCAGTTAAATTTACAATATGTGCTGGTAGAAAGTGATTGCCAAGTCGCTATCAAGGAAGTCTACTCTGACGACTTTGACTTAAGTGAGGATGCTAATAtacttgaagacattcaacagGGTAAAAATGTGGTCCAGGCTGTTGGCTTTATTTTTGCTCCTAGAACAGCTAACACAGTAGCTCATAAACTAGCTGTTGTTGCTCTTGAATCCAATACTGATAAGGTATGGATAGACCAAGCTCCAGTTCACATTCTGGATGCTTTATACTTTGATTGTAATCATCttccttaa